One window of Microtus pennsylvanicus isolate mMicPen1 chromosome X, mMicPen1.hap1, whole genome shotgun sequence genomic DNA carries:
- the LOC142841478 gene encoding DDB1- and CUL4-associated factor 12-like protein 1, which translates to MPQPSGPSNRSPTTMAPQQTGSRKLKASKEGAGSSSSPFPSVVEMAAAEAGQAEGSLLLVKRPQRPMARHSLVHYLKGRALGYEGHPRLAGFEGDLHSYRALRLPELLRERQLALGPLNKVFASQWLNARQVVCGTKCNTLFVVDVKTDHIRCIPLISDRGPDQSRGSPSCGIHAVELNPSKTLMATGGENPNSLAVYQLPKLDPMCLGDCQGHRDWIFAIAWMSDTVAVSGSRDGTLALWLVDPDMFDCSIAGHEDAGLPVYAHIRPTDIEAIPKVTTNPGNRKVRALAYSNKNQELGAVSLDGYFHLWKARSCLSKLMSLKLPYSRENMCLTYCDELCLYAVGSQCHVSFLDTRQSQQNIRPFCSREGGIGVHSLSVHQHIVTVGTGHGSLLFYDIRAQKFLEQRSVASPDMFPVPSGRKLKLTCGSGWINQNDFLENYAAGIHFPNALYTHCYNWPEMKLFVGGGPLASGLHGNYAGLWS; encoded by the coding sequence ATGCCACAGCCCTCAGGACCCTCCAACCGCTCGCCAACCACCATGGCCCCTCAGCAAACAGGTAGCAGGAAGCTGAAAGCCTCCAAGGAGGGCGCGGGGAGCTCTTCGTCGCCATTTCCCTCCGTGGTGGAGATGGCGGCAGCCGAAGCAGGCCAAGCCGAGGGGTCGCTGCTGCTGGTCAAGAGGCCACAGCGGCCCATGGCTCGCCATTCCTTGGTGCACTACCTGAAGGGCCGGGCCCTGGGCTACGAGGGCCACCCGAGGCTGGCGGGCTTCGAGGGCGACCTGCACAGCTACAGGGCCCTCAGGCTGCCGGAGCTGCTGAGGGAGCGCCAGTTGGCACTTGGCCCCCTCAACAAGGTGTTCGCATCGCAGTGGCTAAATGCCAGGCAGGTGGTGTGTGGCACCAAGTGCAACACGCTTTTTGTGGTCGACGTCAAGACCGACCATATCAGGTGCATTCCTCTGATTAGTGACAGGGGGCCCGACCAATCCCGTGGCTCGCCGTCCTGTGGCATTCATGCCGTGGAGCTGAATCCCTCCAAGACCCTCATGGCCACTGGAGGGGAAAACCCCAACAGCCTGGCCGTCTACCAGTTGCCCAAGCTGGACCCCATGTGCCTAGGAGATTGCCAAGGCCACAGGGACTGGATCTTTGCCATAGCTTGGATGAGTGACACTGTGGCTGTGAGTGGTTCCCGCGATGGCACCTTGGCACTCTGGCTGGTGGATCCGGACATGTTCGATTGCAGCATTGCTGGGCACGAGGATGCGGGCCTTCCAGTATATGCTCACATCCGTCCTACAGATATAGAGGCCATCCCTAAAGTCACAACCAATCCTGGTAACCGCAAAGTTCGAGCCCTTGcttacagcaacaaaaaccaggaGCTGGGAGCCGTGTCTCTGGATGGCTACTTCCACCTGTGGAAAGCCAGGAGCTGCCTGTCCAAGCTGATGTCCCTAAAGCTGCCCTACTCCAGGGAGAACATGTGTCTCACCTACTGTGATGAGTTGTGCCTCTATGCTGTCGGATCCCAGTGTCATGTTTCATTCCTGGATACTCGCCAAAGCCAGCAGAACATCCGGCCATTCTGCTCCCGAGAAGGAGGCATTGGTGTGCATTCCTTGAGTGTCCACCAGCATATTGTCACCGTGGGAACAGGCCACGGTTCTCTGCTCTTCTATGACATCCGTGCCCAGAAGTTCCTCGAGCAAAGATCTGTAGCCAGTCCAGACATGTTTCCTGTGCCCTCTGGAAGGAAGCTCAAGCTCACCTGTGGCAGCGGCTGGATCAACCAGAATGATTTCTTAGAGAATTATGCTGCTGGTATACATTTCCCCAATGCACTCTACACTCACTGCTACAACTGGCCAGAGATGAAGCTCTTCGTGGGTGGGGGCCCACTGGCCTCAGGCCTCCATGGCAACTATGCAGGCCTCTGGAGCTAA